The Arthrobacter sp. D5-1 genome segment ACTCCAGTCCCCACTTGCCCGTGGCGGGGTCCTGCCAGAGGGGATCACCTTCGAAGTCGAAGAAGATGTCGCCCGGGTCCGGCGCGGGAAGCCTGCCGAGGGTGTTGTCCGGGAGGACGTTGTAACTGATGGCCTTGGTTTCTCCGGACTTGTCCGAGTACGTGACGGTGCCGTCAGGGCTGCCGGTACCAGTTTGCAGTTGGGCTTGCTCGCGGAGCCTCAGTTGCGTGGAGTCTCCGGTTGCCGGCATGGTGGCGAGTTGGTCGATGGTGGTGATGCCGGACTCGAGCAGCTTCTTACGGCGGCTGATGCGCATGCCCGCGACCATGAGGAGATCGCGGTGCAGTTGGACCTGTTCGGCGCAATAGTCGCAGCGGCCGCAGGCTGAGTAGCGGGAGTCGCCCCATTCCACCGGACCCGGCTCCGAGGCATGCGCAGATGTCATGCCAAGGAAGCGTTGACGCCGTTCCTTGAACACAGGGAGGATCTGCGAGAGGGGATGGTCGCTGTGGACCCGGTTGCCCAGCACCAGGGTGACGGTGGGATCCGGCGTGATTCCTGCTTTAAGCAGCTGGTCTCCATAGGCCGCGAGCTGCAGGAGGGCTGTGACCTTGGCATGGCGTGCCAGCTTGGTATCGAACACCGCATAAAGCCCGCCGGGCTGCTTCACCAGGAAATCGGAACGCCCGTGGAACTCACCGTCGAAGAAAGCGGCTTGAAACACCACATCCGCTCCGGAGCGCAGGGCCTCGATGGATTCCGCGTGCTTTGCCGAAAGAGTGGCGCGGTCCATCACCGTGGCGGGGACGACGTCGTAAACGCCCCTTCCGGTGGCCGCATCCCAGTGCCCGAACTTGTCTACGAACCCATCCAGTACCCGATGCTCGTGAACATCGCCAAGGGCGGCGGTACGTTCCAACATGGCGTCTGCCGCGAAGGCCGGCTTGGGCGAACGGCCGAGTTTTTCGTCGAGTTTGCGGAGAAGTTGGTACTCGCAGGTTGCTGCAATGACGAGGTCGCTGGCAGAGAAGACCAAGTCCTGCGGGGCGCCCGCCGTCTCCGGATCGAGAAAGAACACAGCGACCCACCTTCCTTCCATGCCGGTTGAAATCCTTGTAGCCAAGCTATCAGCGGGCACCGACAAAATGACTTCCGGCAAAACAGCGTCGGGCCACTTTAGACTGCACCCATGACCGATTCAGCCCCCACCGTGGACCCAGCCTTCGAAGCCGCCTTCCAGGCCGCACAAAAGAGCCTCAGCGAGGGCGGCATTCCCATCGGCGCCGCGTTGGCCCGCAACGGCGTGGTGGTCGCCAGTGGCCATAACGAACGTGTCCAGCACGGCGACCCGATTGCGCACGGCGAGATGTCCGCGCTCCGGGCGGCCGGACGCCAAAAGACCTATCGCGACACCACGCTCTACACCACCCTGGCGCCCTGCGCGATGTGCACGGGAACCATCATCCAGTTCAAGATCCCGCGGGTTGTCGTGGGCGAAGCCGAGACCTTCCCCGGCGAATTCGACCTCCTGCGTTCACGTGGAGTCGAGGTGGTGGTCCTGGACGATCCCCGTTGCGTGGACATGATGCGCTCGTTCCAGGACGAGCACCCTGAACTGTGGGCAGAGGACATCGCGGAATAACCGTCGCCGGCTACAGAGGGTCCCTAACCAGCTAGCCATCCGACGACTTTTTGGCGGGCTTCCTCGGCGCCGCCCGGCGGGACCGGGTCGTCGGAGTTGGGGAAATCAGTTCCTTGACCTGGGCCACCACGGTGGAGTTGGCGCCCCGGGCTCCCAGGTCCTTTGCGAGGGTTTCCACCTCCGACCTTGCGGCGGCGCTGTTGTCCGCCTTCGCATGGAGTTCCGTGCGCAGTTCCACCAGGCCGCGGTAGGCAAGGTTGCTCGCCGCACCGGCAGACTGTTGATAGCCGGCGAGGCCGGCGTCGGTCAGCGCCAGCGCCCGCTGGGGATCAGCGCTATGGTGCTTGACCATCTTTTCGTCCTTGCGGCGATAGAAATCATCGCCCACAGACTGCGCGACGGCGGTGGCCGCCTTGACGCCCAAAGGCTCACCGCCAAAGCGTTCGGCGGCCTCGGTCAGGGCATTCAACCCTCTCTCCAAATAGGGTGACATGGACCCTTCAAACGCCAAGGTCAGGCCAACTTCCCGGGTAAAGAACTCGGGAGCGAAGCGGTCCTCTTCCCTGGTGACGGGGAAACCAACGCGCAGCGGCAACGTGTTGGACGCCTGGACGATGCCGTCCGTGGAATAGATGGCGCGAACCAGATACTGCCCCGGCTCGTCGAAAGCGAAGCCCTCCACTCCGTATGC includes the following:
- a CDS encoding nucleoside deaminase, with the translated sequence MTDSAPTVDPAFEAAFQAAQKSLSEGGIPIGAALARNGVVVASGHNERVQHGDPIAHGEMSALRAAGRQKTYRDTTLYTTLAPCAMCTGTIIQFKIPRVVVGEAETFPGEFDLLRSRGVEVVVLDDPRCVDMMRSFQDEHPELWAEDIAE